A single window of Salvia splendens isolate huo1 chromosome 6, SspV2, whole genome shotgun sequence DNA harbors:
- the LOC121807528 gene encoding uncharacterized protein LOC121807528 isoform X2, which yields MRNKSWPLLNVWKEIFGKDRAEGIRFVDTGDAVRIIYGSKVPLNEDSDKSSPLTLDKLYPDHIFPEGVIPEMVDESTSVPVASAPKVSHKKNKKRKAVDSMDKVDKIDSVLTLMTRIHEDTNDRLKEIYSRIGYEFDLSVKRIEVFNQVKGMVGLIIKQQFYAAKKLVKEPELMDLFRGLDEFARPAFVLDLLDTDGML from the coding sequence ATGAGGAACAAGTCTTGGCCCTTATTGAATGTCTGGAAAGAGATCTTCGGGAAGGACCGTGCGGAGGGAATTCGGTTTGTGGATACCGGGGATGCGGTTCGCATAATTTATGGCTCAAAGGTGCCTTTGAATGAAGATTCAGATAAGTCTTCCCCACTGACCTTAGACAAACTCTACCCTGACCACATCTTCCCTGAGGGTGTGATACCGGAGATGGTTGACGAGAGCACGTCAGTACCTGTTGCATCTGCTCCAAAGGTGTCGCAcaaaaagaacaagaaaaggAAGGCTGTTGATTCGATGGACAAGGTGGACAAGATTGATAGTGTCCTTACTTTGATGACTCGCATCCACGAAGACACGAATGATCGGTTGAAGGAAATCTATAGTCGAATTGGCTATGAGTTCGATCTTAGCGTGAAGAGAATTGAGGTGTTCAATCAAGTGAAAGGTATGGTCGGCCTCATCATAAAGCAACAATTTTATGCAGCAAAAAAGCTTGTTAAGGAGCCCGAGCTTATGGATCTTTTTCGGGGTCTGGATGAGTTTGCTCGTCCGGCCTTCGTGCTAGATCTTCTGGACACTGATGGGATGCTATAA
- the LOC121806676 gene encoding DNA-directed RNA polymerase V subunit 1-like, translating into MEGPLPPPIAFEARIKGITFALATRQEICKASISDLPINHASQLSNPYLGLPLESGKCDSCGTAEAGQCEGHFGYIELPTPIYHPDHVAELKRMLSLLCLKCLKFKNRKVNSVGGVIERMLSSCCEEASQITINEAKTSDGAYYLELKFPSKSRPQHGCWNFLEKYGFRYGDMHSRPLLASEVAAILRKIPQDTRKKLSARGYHPQDGYILQHLPVPPNCLSVPDVSDGISTMSTDYSITLLKKVLRQVEIIKNSRSGVPNFESQEIEANDLQAAVAQYFQFRGTGKASRDVDGRFGINKEENVSFTKAWLEKMKTLFIRKGSGFSSRSVITGDPFKGVSEIGLPFEIAQKITFEERVNQHNMVFLQKLVDEKLCLTYRDGQSTYSLREGSKGHTFLRPGQVVHRRIMDGDIVFINRPPTTHKHSLQALSVYIHDDHTVKINPLICGPLSADFDGDCIHLFYPQSLEAKAEVVELFSVEKQLLSSHTGNFNLQLATDSLLSLKLMFKKYFLVRTKAQQLAMFVPEALSGPAVMKSRNGDLWTASQILQTTFPSSFDCSGEKHKICKSEVMYLDYNRDVMASIINDIVTSLYFLKGPKEVLRFFNSIQPLSMESLHTEGFSVSLKDFFLTRDVLEDIQKEIQKIFPLLCDLRASYSESVALQVDSYLRNVKIPVTNFIRESSAVGYLIDSKSESALNKVVQQIGFLGIQISAKGKFYTETLVKDMSSLFQKKYPSYEDSPCEEFGLVGRPLFRGLDPYQAMVHSISSREVIVRSSRGLTEPGTLFKNLMAILRDVVICYDGSVRNTCSNSIVQFEYGVNSANIASEFCAGDPVGVLAATAMSNPAYKAVLDSSPSSNSSWDMMKEILLCGVGFKNDIADRRVILYLNNCDCGRKHCQENAALIVKNHLKKVSLKDTAMEFLIEYRSQLVPESSDVNTGLLVGHIHLNKTQLIQSNISLNDILEKCLDSISVNRKRKKIGSLFKKIELSSCECCSVRQSSKSKWTDVPCIQFLWQGASDDLLERASDFLADTVCPVLLQTVIKGDPRVSAANLIWISPDTATWIRSPCKSPKGELAVDVTLEKESVKKSGDAWRIVMDSCLPVFHLIDSQRSIPYAIKQVEDLLGISCAFEQAVQRLSTSVTMVTKGVLKDHLVLLGNSMTCAGTMIGFNAGGIKSLSKSLGVQVPFMNATLFTPRKCFERAAEKCNTDSLSSIVGSCAWGKHVSVGTGSPFEIVWGTKHDALMEDEEIDVYNFLRMVNSSKLEDTGTSCLGAEIEDLDQDEYMDFDLSPVRESGAAKPTFEDGIDLSKEDDDGGWSWGKADSGENGWARSNKAEESTWDKKADSEENGWARSNKAEENTWAKIVDSSENDWTKSSEQSTGNMTAEQSSWSKIVRSEENDWVKKPVESSSGRKVNSEGNDWSKIGKQGSWDTPTTDTQSTWSKDIAKIDDGKSQGDGVWSAPSGAQREAACSEPSDAAGWDQLRSGTELDSKDNPWGKSKVANESTPSKAFGTWGSSSTNDWGKSNSQSPAGENKESQSNNWGSSQKQSDVSTPAHGWGSKDEAWGTKAADESTHSKASSAWGSSNDWGKFDSQSNAGENKESQSNNWSSRQSNDSTPAQGWGKSNSQSPAGENKESQSNNWGSSQKQSDVSTPAHGWGSKDEAWGTKAADESTHSKASSAWGSSNDWGKFDSQSNAGDNKESQSNNWSSRQSNDSTPAQGWGSKDEAWGTKAADESTHSKASSTWGSSNDWGKFDSQSNAGENKESQANNWSSRQSNDSTPAQGRGSPNVDTSGDKDARPQWGGRGRGRGRGWGRGRSREGSQGRGPSNDGDWRNRRPRPSDDPNAPALFTATRQRLDLFTADEQDVLVEIESIMKSIRRIMHQTGYNDGDRLSAEDQTYIVDNVLNYHPDKAAKTGAGLDYIMVRKHSEFQDSRCFYAVSVDKVESDFSYRKCLDNFVNKKYPDKAEAFMPKYFRKPQPRAGWNRDRVSGPPRSEAGTPRGWNSDSNEAGTPSTWAQTTGPQSEAGTPRGWNSDSTPATEEAGTQWAQTPCPDSEAGTPHGWNSVSAPATEEAVTPWVQTPGPDDAATG; encoded by the exons ATGGAAGGTCCTTTACCACCACCCATAGCATTTGAGGCAAGGATAAAAGGGATCACGTTTGCTTTGGCCACTCGTCAAGAGATT TGCAAAGCATCCATCAGCGACTTACCGATCAACCATGCCAGTCAGCTTTCAAATCCATATCTTGGTCTGCCACTTGAAAGTGGCAAATGCGACTCTTGTGGCACGGCTGAGGCTGGGCAATGTGAAG GACATTTTGGATACATTGAGTTGCCAACTCCCATATACCATCCCGATCATGTTGCTGAGCTAAAAAGGATGTTGAGCCTACTGTGCTTGAAGTGCTTAAAGTTCAAAAACAGAAAG GTGAATAGTGTTGGTGGTGTTATTGAAAGAATGCTATCTTCTTGCTGTGAG GAGGCCTCACAAATTACTATCAACGAAGCCAAGACTAGTGATGGAGCTTATTATTTGGAGCTGAAGTTCCCATCAAAGTCAAGACCTCAACATGGATGCTGGaattttttggaaaaatatGGATTCCGTTATGGAGATATGCATTCTCGGCCATTGCTTGCATCTGAG GTGGCGGCAATTCTAAGAAAAATCCCTCAGGACACCAGAAAAAAGCTCTCTGCCAGAGGTTACCACCCACAAGATGGATACATTCTCCAGCACTTACCAGTTCCTCCTAACTGTCTCTCTGTGCCTGATGTTTCTGATGGAATCAGCACAATGTCTACG GATTACTCTATAACATTGCTTAAAAAGGTGTTAAGACAAGTAGAGATCATAAAAAATTCAAGGTCCGGGGTGCCAAATTTTGAGTCTCAGGAGATTGAAGCAAATGACTTGCAAGCAGCTGTGGCTCAATATTTTCAGTTTAGGGGCACAGGCAAG GCATCTCGTGATGTCGATGGTCGCTTTGGAATCAACAAGGAAGAAAATGTGTCTTTTACCAAAGCATGGCTTGAGAAGATGAAAACTTTGTTTATAAGGAAAGGGTCTGGTTTTTCTTCTAGAAGTGTGATAACTGGTGACCCGTTTAAAGGAGTGTCAGAGATTGGGTTGCCATTTGAGATAGCCCAAAAGATTACATTCGAGGAGCGGGTAAATCAGCACAACATGGTGTTCTTACAGAAGCTGGTGGATGAAAAGCTATGCTTAACGTACAGGGATGGTCAGTCTACATATTCACTGAGGGAAGGCTCAAAAGGGCATACGTTTCTGAGGCCCGGTCAGGTTGTGCATCGTAGGATAATGGATGGGGATATCGTCTTCATCAATAGACCACCAACTACACACAAACATTCTCTACAAGCTTTATCAGTTTACATTCACGATGATCATACAGTCAAGATCAATCCCCTCATTTGCGGCCCCCTTAGTGCTGATTTTGATGGGGACTGTATCCATTTGTTCTATCCCCAATCGCTTGAAGCTAAAGCAGAGGTTGTGGAACTATTTTCAGTAGAGAAACAGCTACTTAGTTCCCATACCGGGAACTTCAACTTGCAGCTGGCAACAGACTCATTACTATCACTGAAATTAATGTTCAAAAAGTACTTTTTGGTGCGAACCAAAGCACAACAGTTGGCCATGTTTGTGCCGGAAGCACTATCTGGACCTGCAGTAATGAAGTCCAGAAATGGCGATCTTTGGACTGCATCGCAGATTTTACAGACAACTTTTCCTTCATCCTTTGACTGTTCTGGAGAGAAACATAAGATATGCAAAAGTGAAGTGATGTACCTGGACTATAATAGGGATGTGATGGCTTCCATCATCAATGACATAGTCACCTCACTTTACTTCTTGAAGGGACCAAAGGAGGTCTTGCGGTTTTTCAATTCTATCCAGCCATTATCAATGGAAAGTCTCCACACAGAGGGCTTTAGTGTTAGTTTAAAAGACTTTTTCCTAACTCGGGATGTTTTGGAGGATATCCAAAAGGAAATTCAGAAGATCTTCCCATTGCTGTGTGATTTGCGAGCTTCATATAGTGAATCAGTGGCCCTGCAAGTGGACAGCTACTTGCGCAATGTGAAGATCCCTGTTACTAATTTCATCCGCGAGTCTTCAGCCGTTGGCTACCTGATAGACTCCAAGAGTGAATCTGCTTTGAACAAGGTGGTTCAGCAGATTGGTTTCTTAGGAATTCAGATATCGGCTAAGGGAAAGTTCTACACAGAGACATTGGTCAAGGACATGTCATCTCTGTTTCAAAAGAAATATCCTTCTTATGAGGATAGTCCTTGTGAAGAATTTGGCTTGGTTGGTAGACCTCTCTTTAGAGGACTGGATCCTTATCAGGCGATGGTTCATTCAATCTCCAGCAGAGAAGTAATTGTCCGGTCAAGCAGAGGATTGACTGAACCTGGGACACTCTTCAAGAATTTGATGGCAATCCTTAGAGATGTTGTCATATGCTATGATGGTAGTGTGAGGAATACGTGCAGCAACTCCATCGTTCAGTTTGAGTATGGAGTGAATAGTGCCAATATTGCAAGTGAATTCTGTGCTGGGGATCCTGTTGGAGTCTTAGCTGCAACTGCCATGTCCAATCCTGCGTACAAGGCTGTGCTGGATTCATCTCCAAGTAGCAACTCATCCTGGGATATGATGAAG GAGATACTGCTATGTGGAGTCGGATTCAAGAATGACATCGCTGATCGTCGGGTGATTCTTTATCTTAATAACTGTGATTGTGGCAGAAAGCACTGCCAAGAAAATGCTGCTCTCATAGtcaagaatcacttgaagaaagTTAGTCTAAAGGACACGGCAATGGAGTTCCTGAtaga ATACAGATCTCAGTTGGTGCCTGAGAGTTCTGATGTCAATACAGGCCTTCTTGTGGGACATATTCATCTGAACAAG ACCCAGTTGATACAATCAAATATCAGCTTGAATGATATTCTTGAGAAGTGTCTGGATTCAATCAGTGTTAATCGAAAGAGGAAAAAGATCGGAAGCCTATTCAAGAAAATTGAGTTATCATCCTG TGAATGTTGCTCTGTTCGTCAATCTTCCAAAAGCAAATGGACTGATGTACCCTGCATCCAGTTTCTTTGGCAAGGGGCAAGTGATGATCTCTTAGAGAGAGCTTCTGATTTCCTAGCTGATACAGTTTGTCCAGTGCTGTTACAGACAGTCATTAAAG GTGATCCAAGGGTATCAGCTGCCAACTTAATATGGATAAGTCCCGATACAGCTACCTGGATCAGGAGTCCATGTAAGAGCCCTAAAGGTGAATTGGCTGTAGATGTAACCCTCGAGAAAGAATCTGTAAAAAAGAGTGGAGATGCATGGAGGATCGTGATGGATTCTTGCCTTCCAGTTTTCCACTTGATAGATTCTCAGCGTTCCATACCATATGCAATAAAACAAGTAGAAGATCTGCTTGGTATTTCTTGTGCATTTGAGCAGGCTGTACAG CGTTTATCAACATCAGTGACAATGGTTACGAAAGGTGTTCTCAAGGATCATCTTGTGTTGCTGGGTAATAGCATGACTTGTGCTGGAACAATGATTGGTTTTAATGCTGGCGGTATCAAGTCTTTATCCAAATCACTTGGTGTCCAAGTACCATTTATGAATGCTACGTTATTT ACTCCTAGGAAGTGCTTTGAAAGAGCCGCTGAAAAATGCAACACTGATAGTTTATCAAGCATTGTGGGTTCTTGCGCCTGGGGTAAACATGTTTCTGTGGGAACTGGATCTCCTTTCGAGATTGTTTGGGGGACAAAACAT GATGCGCTGATGGAGGATGAAGAAATTGACGTTTACAATTTCCTCCGCATGGTGAATAGCTCAAAGCTGGAAGATACAGGCACTAGTTGCTTGGGAGCTGAAATTGAAGATCTGGACCAGGATGAGTATATGGATTTTGATCTGTCTCCAGTGCGAGAATCTGGTGCCGCCAAGCCCACTTTTGAGGATGGAATTGACTTATCCAAGGAG GATGATGATGGGGGATGGTCTTGGGGAAAGGCTGATTCTGGAGAAAATGGTTGGGCAAGGTCAAACAAGGCTGAAGAAAGCACTTGGGACAAAAAAGCAGATTCTGAAGAAAATGGCTGGGCAAGGTCAAACAAAGCTGAAGAAAACACTTGGGCTAAAATAGTTGATTCTTCAGAAAATGATTGGACTAAAAGTTCTGAACAGAGCACTGGTAATATGACAGCTGAGCAAAGCTCCTGGAGCAAAATTGTTCGATCTGAGGAAAATGATTGGGTGAAAAAGCCTGTGGAAAGCTCTTCAGGTAGGAAGGTCAATTCAGAAGGAAATGATTGGAGCAAAATTGGCAAACAAGGTTCTTGGGACACTCCTACAACTGATACTCAGTCTACTTGGAGTAAAGATATTGCTAAAATAGACGATGGAAAATCTCAGGGAGATGGTGTGTGGTCAGCCCCTTCTGGAGCTCAGAGAGAGGCAGCTTGTAGTGAACCATCTGATGCTGCTGGTTGGGACCAATTACGATCTGGCACAGAGTTGGATTCAAAGGATAATCCTTGGGGAAAATCTAAAGTGGCTAATGAGTCAACCCCCTCAAAGGCTTTTGGCACCTGGGGCTCTTCAAGTACAAACGACTGGGGTAAGTCTAATTCACAGTCTCCTGCAGGAGAAAACAAGGAGTCTCAGTCAAATAACTGGGGTTCAAGCCAGAAACAATCGGACGTCTCTACACCTGCTCATGGTTGGGGTTCAAAGGATGAGGCCTGGGGAACTAAGGCTGCTGATGAATCAACCCACTCAAAAGCTTCTAGTGCTTGGGGATCATCAAATGATTGGGGCAAGTTTGATTCACAGTCTAATGCAGGAGAGAACAAAGAGTCCCAGTCAAATAACTGGAGTTCAAGACAGTCGAACGACTCTACACCTGCTCAAGGTTGGGGTAAGTCTAATTCACAGTCTCCTGCAGGAGAAAACAAGGAGTCTCAGTCAAATAACTGGGGTTCAAGCCAGAAACAATCGGACGTCTCTACACCTGCTCATGGTTGGGGTTCAAAGGATGAGGCCTGGGGAACTAAGGCTGCTGATGAATCAACCCACTCAAAAGCTTCTAGTGCTTGGGGATCATCAAATGATTGGGGCAAGTTTGATTCACAGTCTAATGCAGGAGATAACAAAGAGTCCCAGTCAAATAACTGGAGTTCAAGACAGTCGAACGACTCTACACCTGCTCAAGGTTGGGGTTCAAAGGACGAGGCCTGGGGAACTAAAGCTGCTGATGAATCAACCCACTCAAAAGCTTCCAGTACTTGGGGATCATCAAATGATTGGGGCAAGTTTGATTCACAGTCTAATGCAGGAGAGAACAAAGAGTCCCAGGCAAATAACTGGAGTTCAAGACAGTCGAACGACTCTACACCTGCTCAAGGTAGGGGATCTCCAAATGTTGATACTTCCGGTGACAAAGATGCAAGGCCTCAGTGGGGGGGTCGTGGTCGGGGGCGTGGCAGAGGTTGGGGACGAGGTCGCTCAAGAGAAGGTTCACAAGGTAGGGGCCCTTCTAACGATGGGGATTGGAGGAACAGGAGACCTCGTCCATCTGATGATCCTAATGCTCCAGCGCTTTTCACTGCAACAAGGCAGCGCTTGGATTTATTCACTGCAGACGAGCAAGATGTTCTTGTGGAGATTGAGTCAATTATGAAGAGCATCAGAAGAATAATGCACCAGACAGG ATACAATGATGGTGATCGGTTATCTGCTGAGGATCAGACATACATTGTTGATAATGTGCTCAACTATCATCCCGACAAAGCTGCAAAAACAGGAGCTGGATTAGATTATATCATG GTTCGCAAGCACAGTGAGTTCCAGGACAGCAGATGCTTTTACGCTGTCTCTGTTGATAAAGTGGAATCAGATTTCTCCTACCGCAAGTGCCTCGACAATTTCGTCAACAAGAAGTACCCAGACAAGGCAGAAGCTTTCATGCCCAAGTACTTCAGAAAACCACAGCCACGAGCTGGGTGGAACAGAGACCGTGTTAGTGGTCCTCCTCGTAGTGAAGCTGGGACACCTCGTGGCTGGAACAGTGATTCCAATGAAGCCGGGACACCATCGACGTGGGCTCAGACCACAGGTCCTCAAAGTGAAGCGGGGACGCCCCGTGGCTGGAACAGCGATTCCACTCCAGCGACAGAGGAGGCTGGGACACAATGGGCGCAGACCCCTTGCCCTGATAGTGAAGCTGGAACGCCCCATGGCTGGAACAGTGTTTCTGCTCCAGCAACGGAGGAAGCCGTGACACCATGGGTGCAGACTCCGGGCCCCGATGATGCAGCTACTGGTTGA
- the LOC121807528 gene encoding uncharacterized protein LOC121807528 isoform X1 encodes MGTSRAKDSNAKYMRNKSWPLLNVWKEIFGKDRAEGIRFVDTGDAVRIIYGSKVPLNEDSDKSSPLTLDKLYPDHIFPEGVIPEMVDESTSVPVASAPKVSHKKNKKRKAVDSMDKVDKIDSVLTLMTRIHEDTNDRLKEIYSRIGYEFDLSVKRIEVFNQVKGMVGLIIKQQFYAAKKLVKEPELMDLFRGLDEFARPAFVLDLLDTDGML; translated from the exons ATGGGCACAAGTCGTGCA AAAGACAGCAATGCGAAATATATGAGGAACAAGTCTTGGCCCTTATTGAATGTCTGGAAAGAGATCTTCGGGAAGGACCGTGCGGAGGGAATTCGGTTTGTGGATACCGGGGATGCGGTTCGCATAATTTATGGCTCAAAGGTGCCTTTGAATGAAGATTCAGATAAGTCTTCCCCACTGACCTTAGACAAACTCTACCCTGACCACATCTTCCCTGAGGGTGTGATACCGGAGATGGTTGACGAGAGCACGTCAGTACCTGTTGCATCTGCTCCAAAGGTGTCGCAcaaaaagaacaagaaaaggAAGGCTGTTGATTCGATGGACAAGGTGGACAAGATTGATAGTGTCCTTACTTTGATGACTCGCATCCACGAAGACACGAATGATCGGTTGAAGGAAATCTATAGTCGAATTGGCTATGAGTTCGATCTTAGCGTGAAGAGAATTGAGGTGTTCAATCAAGTGAAAGGTATGGTCGGCCTCATCATAAAGCAACAATTTTATGCAGCAAAAAAGCTTGTTAAGGAGCCCGAGCTTATGGATCTTTTTCGGGGTCTGGATGAGTTTGCTCGTCCGGCCTTCGTGCTAGATCTTCTGGACACTGATGGGATGCTATAA
- the LOC121808278 gene encoding beta-galactosidase-like: MGSLVGQLALTPKNGHKIWEDPSFIKWRKRDAHVPMHCHESIEGSLKYWYERNKVSILVSKEAVWDDDAVLKAIDCAAYWVKNLPFVKSLSGDWKFFLAPNPTDAPEFYDSSFQDSTWNTIPVPSSWQMHGFDKPIYTNVVYPFPLTPPKVPEDNPTGCYRTYFFLPKEWEGRRIFLHFEAVDSAFFTWVNGHPTGYSQDSRLPAEFEITDLCYPCGSDKKNCLAVQVMRWSDGSYLEDQDHWWLSGIHRDVLLLAKPKVIIADYFFKSSLAEDFSSADIQVEVKIDKSEINTESSAESGNFFKISEDKFIENFTIEAEIFDSESWYIGNEHPNLQSTNVAHLELINSVDYYLGFMGYQLKGKLQMPKLWTAEHPNLYTLVVTLKDASGNIVDCESCQVGIRQISKAPKQLLVNGQPVKIRGVNRHEHHPRLGKTNLESCMVQDLVVMKQNNMNAVRNSHYPQHPRWYELCDLFGMYMIDEANIETHGFHLSSNVRHPTNEPIWAASMLDRVIGMVDRDKNHTCIISWSLGNESSYGPNHAALAGWIRGKDSTRVLHYEGGGARTSSTDIVCPMYMRVWDMVKIAQDQDELRPLILCEYSHSMGNSTGNIQEYWEAIDSTFGLQGGFIWEWVDQALLKESSDGAKHWAYGGDFGDIPNDLNFCLNGLVWPDRSPHPALHEVKFVYQPIKISLTEGIVKVTNTHFFSTTQDVAFHWVVHGDGSELGSGILSLPIIEPQKSYDMNWETGPWYDPWCTSDATESFLTITVKLLSSTRWAEAGHIVSSAQIELPVKQNIVPHIIDSNQHALFTEVLDDSIEVGNSKHWGIKFNKQTGLIESWKVDGVLVMNKGIQPCFWRAPTDNDKGGDTESYLFKWKLAKLNNLSFVIESCTVVDVSNNLVKIAMTYRGIPNDADKNSSQSEACLFKVDLLYSIYGSGDVVLECNVKPNSDLPPLPRVGIEFHLDKSLDQIKWYGRGPFECYPDRKAAAHVGLYEQDVCSLHVPYIFPVECAGRTDVRWVTFQNKNGRGIYASTYGGSPPMQLNASYYGTAELERATHNEKLVKGEDIEVHLDHKHMGIGGDDSWSPCVHEKYLVPAVPYSFTVRLSPLIAPTTGQSIYRSQLQKK, encoded by the exons ATGGGCTCATTGGTTGGTCAACTTGCTTTAACTCCAAAGAATGGTCATAAGATATGGGAGGATCCATCTTTCATCAAGTGGAGGAAGAGAGATGCTCATGTTCCTATGCACTGCCATGAATCTATTGAAG GCTCTTTGAAGTACTGGTATGAGCGCAACAAAGTGAGTATCTTGGTGTCAAAGGAAGCCGTTTGGGACGATGATGCTGTTTTAAAGGCAATCGACTGTGCTGCATACTGGGTCAAGAACTTGCCTTTCGTCAAGTCCTTGTCTGGAGATTGGAAATTCTTTTTGGCTCCCAATCCCACTGATGCTCCTGAATTTTACGACAGTTCATTTCAGGATTCTACATGGAATACTATACCAG TGCCCTCCAGTTGGCAGATGCATGGATTTGACAAGCCAATCTACACAAATGTTGTATACCCATTTCCACTTACTCCACCTAAAGTCCCAGAAGATAATCCCACTGGatgctacaggacctacttttTCCTTCCTAAAGAATGGGAAG GTCGGAGGATATTCTTACATTTTGAAGCTGTTGATTCTGCCTTCTTTACCTGGGTGAATGGACACCCAACTGGATATag TCAAGATAGCAGACTACCAGCTGAATTTGAGATCACCGATTTATGTTATCCATGTGGATCTGACAAGAAAAATTGTCTGGCTGTTCAAGTGATGAGATGGTCTGATGGTTCATACCTTGAAGATCAGGATCACTGGTGGTTATCTGGTATCCATCGTGATGTTTTACTTCTTGCTAAACCGAAG GTCATTATTGCAGACTACTTCTTCAAATCGAGTTTGGCGGAAGATTTTTCTTCTGCAGATATACAG GTTGAAGTTAAAATTGACAAGTCAGAAATAAATACTGAAAGCTCAGCAGAAAGTGggaattttttcaaaatatctGAAGACAAGTTTATAGAAAACTTCACCattgaggctgaaatttttgaTTCAGAGAGTTGGTACATCGGCAATGAACATCCCAATCTGCAAAGTACAAATGTGGCTCATCTAGAATTAATTAATTCTGTTGATTATTACCTTGGCTTCATGGGATATCAACTTAAAGGGAAACTGCAGATGCCCAAGCTGTGGACTGCTGAGCAT CCAAATCTTTACACTCTTGTTGTCACCCTTAAAGATGCTTCTGGGAACATTGTTGATTGTGAATCATGCCAAGTTGGTATAAGGCAAATATCTAAAGCCCCAAAACAACTCCTTGTAAATGGACAACCTGTGAAGATAAGAGGGGTGAACAGGCATGAACACCACCCTCGTCTCGGTAAAACAAATTTGGAGTCCTGCATGGTTCAG gatttggTTGTCATGAAGCAAAACAATATGAATGCCGTCAGAAACAGCCATTACCCTCAACATCCAAGGTGGTACGAGTTGTGCGATCTGTTCGGCATGTACATGATCGATGAGGCCAATATTGAAACACATGGTTTTCATCTTTCCTCCAATGTAAGGCATCCTACAAATGAACCAATTTGGGCCGCTTCCATGTTGGATCGAGTTATAGGAATGGTTGATAGGGACAAAAACCATACTTGCATCATTTCTTGGTCTTTAGGAAATGAGTCAAGTTATGGCCCAAATCATGCTGCACTTGCAG GTTGGATTAGAGGTAAGGATTCAACTAGGGTCTTACACTATGAAGGTGGGGGAGCCAGAACATCTTCAACAGATATTGTTTGCCCCATGTACATGCGTGTTTGGGATATGGTTAAGATTGCTCAAGATCAAGACGAATTACGTCCGTTGATACTGTGCGA ATATTCACATTCAATGGGAAACAGCACTGGGAATATTCAGGAATACTGGGAAGCAATTGATAGCACATTTGGTCTTCAGGGAGGCTTTATCTGGGAATGGGTTGATCAG GCACTGTTGAAGGAGAGTTCCGATGGTGCCAAACACTGGGCATACGGAGGCGATTTTGGAGATATCCCTAATGATCTGAACTTCTGTCTAAATGGCCTTGTATGGCCAGATAGAAGTCCCCATCCAGCTTTGCATG AGGTGAAATTTGTTTACCAGCCCATCAAGATTTCACTTACAGAAGGGATAGTTAAG GTTACAAACACACACTTCTTTTCTACAACACAAGATGTAGCATTCCATTGGGTGGTGCATGGGGATGGAAGTGAGCTAGGCTCAGGGATCCTCAGCCTTCCAATAATAGAGCCCCAGAAAAGTTATGACATGAACTGGGAGACTGGCCCTTGGTATGATCCTTGGTGTACTTCAGATGCAACAGAATCTTTTTTGACAATTACTGTAAAGCTCTTGAGCTCCACTCGCTGGGCTGAAGCTGGCCATATAGTTTCGTCTGCACAAATCGAACTGCCAGTAAAACAAAACATTGTTCCTCAT ATCATTGACTCCAACCAGCATGCCTTGTTTACTGAAGTTCTTGATGATTCTATAGAAGTTGGGAACTCAAAGCACTGGGGGATCAAGTTTAACAAACAAACTGGACTTATTGAGAGCTGGAAG GTGGATGGGGTCCTGGTAATGAACAAAGGTATACAGCCATGCTTTTGGAGAGCACCCACGGATAATGACAAGGGGGGTGACACAGAGAGTTATCTTTTTAAGTGGAAACTTGCGAAACTGAACAATTTGAGTTTCGTGATAGAGAGTTGCACGGTTGTTGATGTTTCAAATAATCTAGTGAAAATTGCCATGACCTATCGTGGCATTCCTAATGATGCAGATAAAAACTCATCTCAGTCAGAAGCTTGTTTATTCAAAGTTGATTTACTCTACTCAATTTATGGTTCTGGCGATGTTGTACTGGAATGCAATGTAAAACCAAATTCTGATCTACCACCTTTGCCTCGAGTGGGGATTGAGTTTCACTTGGACAAATCACTCGACCAGATCAAATGGTATGGAAGAGGGCCTTTTGAATGCTACCCTGATCGAAAAGCTGCTGCACATGTTGGCTTGTACGAGCAGGATGTTTGTAGCTTGCACGTGCCATACATATTTCCAGTTGAATGTGCAGGGCGGACAGATGTTAGGTGGGTGACATTTCAAAACAAGAATGGTCGTGGGATTTATGCTTCCACTTACGGAGGGTCTCCACCGATGCAACTGAATGCAAGTTACTACGGCACTGCTGAGCTTGAGAGGGCAACACACAATGAGAAACTAGTTAAGG